A single genomic interval of Struthio camelus isolate bStrCam1 chromosome 9, bStrCam1.hap1, whole genome shotgun sequence harbors:
- the GPR17 gene encoding uracil nucleotide/cysteinyl leukotriene receptor, whose amino-acid sequence MHGPADPSSLLFNCSNQSNFFLKASEQCGKETHLENILFATFYFLDFVLAFVGNALALWLFIRDQKSGTPANIFLMHLAVADLSFVLVLPTRLVYHFSGNHWPFGEIPCRLTGFLFYLNMYASIYFLMCISVDRFLAIVHPVKSIKLRRSLYAHLACAFLWVIVAVAMAPLLISVQTAEVNNATVCLQLYREKASRHALVSLAVAFTFPFVTTVTCYLLIIRSLKSGNRVEKHLKEKAIRMIIMVLVIFLICFVPYHVNRYIYILHYDGTKTSCETQRTLALGNRITSCLTSLNGALDPVMYFFVAEKFREALCNLFCGKRTLMLPQTYEGKTNESSLSAKSEL is encoded by the coding sequence ATGCACGGCCCAGCAGATCCCTCAAGCCTGCTCTTCAATTGCTCAAACCAAtcaaatttctttttgaaagcttCAGAGCAATGTGGCAAAGAAACACATCTGGAGAACATCCTTTTTGCCACTTTCTATTTCCTGGACTTTGTCCTGGCTTTTGTCGGCAATGCCCTAGCTCTTTGGCTTTTCATCCGGGACCAAAAGTCAGGCACACCTGCCAACATTTTCCTGATGCATCTGGCTGTGGCTGACCTGTCCTTTGTGCTGGTACTTCCCACCCGGCTGGTGTACCATTTTTCTGGTAATCATTGGCCATTTGGTGAGATCCCATGCAGACTCACAGGCTTCCTTTTTTACCTCAACATGTACGCCAGTATCTACTTCCTTATGTGTATCAGTGTTGATCGTTTCCTAGCCATTGTGCACCCTGTGAAGTCTATCAAGCTCCGCAGGTCCCTTTATGCCCATTTGGCATGTGCCTTTCTATGGGTTATAGTTGCTGTTGCAATGGCACCCCTGCTGATCAGCGTGCAGacagcagaggtgaacaacgcaaCAGTCTGCCTGCAGCTCTACAGAGAAAAGGCATCACGTCATGCTCTTGTGTCCTTAGCAGTGGCATTCACCTTCCCGTTTGTTACTACAGTGACTTGCTACTTACTAATCATCCGAAGCTTGAAGAGTGGGAACAGAGTTGAGAAACATCTAAAGGAAAAAGCTATCAGAATGATCATCATGGTGCTAGTAATCTTTCTGATTTGCTTCGTACCTTATCATGTCAATCGCTACATTTACATTCTTCATTATGATGGGACCAAAACTTCCTGCGAAACACAGCGCACTCTAGCGCTCGGTAACCGCATTACTTCCTGCCTCACAAGTCTAAACGGTGCCCTTGACCCAGTGATGTATTTTTTCGTAGCAGAGAAATTCCGTGAGGCTTTGTGCAATCTGTTTTGTGGTAAAAGGACTCTAATGTTGCCTCAAACTTATGAGGGTAAGACAAACGAAAGCTCACTAAGTGCCAAATCTGAACTGTGA